One genomic window of Scatophagus argus isolate fScaArg1 chromosome 16, fScaArg1.pri, whole genome shotgun sequence includes the following:
- the rasd4 gene encoding rasd family member 4, which yields MSFEVKEKVEVRLVFLGAAGVGKTALIQRFLKDTFESKHQRTVEELHRKEYEVGGVKVTINIMDTSGSYSFPAMRKLSIQNSDAFALVYAVDDPESLEAVKSLREEILEVKEDKYTPIVVIGNKIDRYNERQVSNKDVLSTVELDWNHSFLESSAKDNVNVLEAFRELLQQANLPSRLSPALCRRRETFPKDSNKRPPMNKTKSCLIS from the coding sequence ATGTCTTTTGAAGTGAAGGAAAAGGTTGAGGTGCGCCTGGTGTTTCTGGGAGCAGCTGGCGTGGGGAAGACAGCCCTCATACAACGCTTCCTTAAAGACACTTTTGAATCCAAACACCAGCGCACGGTGGAGGAGCTCCACAGGAAGGAGTACGAGGTGGGGGGCGTCAAAGTCACCATCAACATCATGGACACCAGTGGCAGTTACTCCTTTCCTGCCATGCGTAAGCTCTCCATCCAGAACAGCGATGCCTTTGCCCTGGTCTACGCAGTGGATGACCCTGAGTCCCTGGAGGCAGTCAAGAGTCTACGAGAGGAGATCCTGGAGGTCAAAGAGGACAAGTACACGCCTATTGTGGTGATAGGCAACAAGATAGACCGTTACAATGAGCGTCAGGTGTCCAACAAGGACGTGCTCTCCACGGTGGAGCTGGACTGGAACCACAGCTTTCTGGAGTCTTCAGCCAAAGACAACGTCAACGTGCTGGAGGCTTTCAGGGAGCTGCTCCAGCAGGCCAACTTGCCCAGTCGGCTCAGTCCAGCGCTGTGCCGGAGACGGGAAACCTTCCCGAAGGACAGCAACAAACGACCTCCAATGAACAAGACCAAAAGCTGTCTCATCTCATAA